In Nicotiana tabacum cultivar K326 chromosome 11, ASM71507v2, whole genome shotgun sequence, a single window of DNA contains:
- the LOC107817371 gene encoding chaperone protein dnaJ 20, chloroplastic-like, whose translation MEILPMKMNNYKVGIFPIFIHEKGGKNKHMKGSNQLKIRANMQTKKSNSNFYEVLSLRSTNVGFEEIKKAYRCMARQYHPDNCHNSNKEESTRRFIELRKAYETLSDPISRQIYDYEVSLMDSFESEVIWRQSKENRETVFTKEVWERQLDGLRRRSCNRMEKKKSH comes from the exons ATGGAGATATTACCAATGAAGATGAATAACTATAAGGTGGGGATTTTTCCTATATTTATTCATGAGAAAGGTGGAAAGAACAAACACATGAAGGGTAGTAATCAACTGAAAATTAGGGCAAATATGCAGACGAAGAAATCCAATAGTAATTTCTATGAAGTGCTTTCTCTCCGTTCAACAAATGTAGGGTTTGAAGAGATAAAGAAAGCTTATAGATGCATGGCTCGTCAATACCATCCTGATAATTGCCATAATTCAAATAAAGAAGAATCCACGAGACGATTTATTGAGCTGAGAAAAGCATATGAAACTCTTTCTGATCCAATTTCACGTcaaatttatgattatgaggtgagTTTAATGGATTCTTTTGAGAGTGAAGTGATTTGGAGACAATCTAAGGAAAATAGGGAGACAGTTTTCACTAAGGAGGTGTGGGAAAGACAGCTTGATGGGTTGAGAAGACGATCTTGTAATAGAatggagaaaaagaaaa GTCACTAG